In Formosa haliotis, the sequence CAAAATACGCATATAGAAAAATTCCTATGGCAACTAGAAATAAGAAAATCATTAACCATTTTAAAACTCTATTCATAAAACCTCTGTTATTTATGGGCTAAATATACTTTAAAAGATAAGCAACTTAAAACGCTTGCGTTTAATTAATTCAATTTTAACAAGCTTTATAAAAAAATATTTATCTTTTTTGCAACACTTCAAAATAAATGGCGTCTTTAAGATGTATACTAACCAAAAATACCATAAGTGAATTCATTTTCTATTGATATTGTAGAAGAATGTAAGCGGAATAACCGAAAGGCGCAAATGCAGTTGTACAACCAGTACTGCCAAGGGATGTATAGTGTGGCCAAACGATTTATTTCGAATACAGCAGAGGCCGAAGATCTGGTGCAAGATGCATTTATAAAAGCCTTTAGCAAACTACATCAATTTAAAGGTGACGTTACTTTTGGAGCTTGGTTAAAACGAATTGTTGTGAATACATGTATTGATGCGCTTAAATCTAAAAAACATCAGTTAGATGTTTTAGAAGAGGTGCACCTCAAAGTGGTCGATACAGATGCTCATGACAGTTGGATCGTAGATGATGGCGTAACTTTAGATGATATTAAAAAAGTTATTGCAACACTACCAGAAAAGTACAAATATGTAGTGATGTTATT encodes:
- a CDS encoding RNA polymerase sigma factor, which gives rise to MNSFSIDIVEECKRNNRKAQMQLYNQYCQGMYSVAKRFISNTAEAEDLVQDAFIKAFSKLHQFKGDVTFGAWLKRIVVNTCIDALKSKKHQLDVLEEVHLKVVDTDAHDSWIVDDGVTLDDIKKVIATLPEKYKYVVMLFLIEGYDHQEISEILNISEVASRTQLSRGKQKLQELLKSKRYGTRY